A single Triticum dicoccoides isolate Atlit2015 ecotype Zavitan chromosome 2A, WEW_v2.0, whole genome shotgun sequence DNA region contains:
- the LOC119355685 gene encoding DNA mismatch repair protein MSH1, mitochondrial-like isoform X3, with the protein MPVVGISRSAKGYCLISVLETMKTYSAEEGLTEEAIVTKLRICRYHHLYLHSSLRNNSSGTSRWGEFGEGGLLWGECNGKSFDWFDGSPIDELLCKVREIYGLDEKTSFRNVTISLEGRPQPLYLGTATQIGVIPTEGIPSLPKMLLPPNCAGLPSMYIRDLLLNPPSFDVASAIQEACRLMCSITCSIPEFTCIPSAKLVKLLESKEVNHIEFCRIKNVLDEIMLMNGNTELSAIQNKLLEPASVVTGLKVDADILIKECRFISKRIGEVISLAGESDQAITSSEYIPKEFFNDMESFWKGRVKRVHAEEEFTNVDVAAQALSTVVTEDFLPIIVRVKAVMSSHGSSKGEISYAKEHGAVWFKGRRLAPTVWANTPGEEQIKQLKPAIDSKGRRVGEEWFTTTKVENALARYHEACDNAKGKVLELLRGLSSELQDKINILVFCSTLLIITKALFGHVSEGLRRGWVLPAIYPLSKDYSTEESSSEMDLLRLFPYWLDTNQGNAILNDVNMRSLFILTGPNGGGKSSMLRSVCAAALLGVCGLMVPAASAVIPHFDSIMLHMKAYDSPADGKSSFQIEMSEIRSLVSRATGRSLVLIDEICRGTETAKGTCIAGSIIERLDDVGCLGIVSTHLHGIFDLPLSLNNTDFKAMGTEVVNGCIQPTWRLMDGICRESLAFQTARKEGMPDLIIKRAEELYLTMSRSNKQTSSTAHHGPSVGYSNVNDLVDMPDGLGNFFEPPSGATGLLPKDVESIVTTICKDKLLDLYNKRSISELVEVVCVTVGAREQPPPSTVGRSSIYIIIRRDNKLYVGQTDDLVGRLGAHRSKEGMQDATILYIIVPGKSVACQLETLLINQLPTKGFKLTNKADGKHRNFGMSVTSGEAMAAH; encoded by the exons ATGCCGGTAGTTG GGATTTCACGCTCCGCGAAAGGCTATTGCTTGATTTCTGTGCTAGAAACCATGAAAACTTATTCAGCTGAGGAGGGCCTAACAGAGGAAGCCATAGTCACTAAGCTGCGTATATGCCGTTATCATCATTTATACCTTCACAGTTCTCTGAGGAATAATTCTTCAG GGACATCACGCTGGGGAGAATTTGGCGAGGGAGGGCTCTTGTGGGGAGAGTGCAACGGAAAGTCTTTTGACTGGTTTGATGGCTCTCCTATTGACGAACTTTTATGCAAG GTAAGGGAAATATATGGCCTGGATGAGAAAACTAGTTTTCGCAACGTCACTATCTCGTTGGAAGGGAGGCCTCAACCTTTATATCTTGGAACTGCTACTCAAATTG GAGTGATACCAACTGAGGGGATCCCCAGTTTACCAAAAATGCTACTCCCTCCAAATTGTGCCGGGCTTCCATCAAT GTATATAAGAGATCTTCTTCTTAATCCTCCATCTTTTGATGTTGCCTCTGCAATTCAAG AGGCTTGCAGGCTTATGTGCAGCATAACTTGTTCGATTCCAGAATTTACTTGCATACCATCCGCGAAG CTTGTGAAATTACTTGAGTCAAAAGAGGTTAATCACATTGAATTTTGTAGAATAAAAAATGTCCTTGACGAGATTATGTTAATGAATGGAAACACTGAGCTTTCAGCTATCCAGAACAAATTGCTCGAACCTGCTTCGGTGGTTACTGGGTTGAAAGTTGATGCTGATATACTA ATTAAAGAATGTAGATTTATTTCCAAACGTATAGGTGAAGTGATATCTTTAGCTGGCGAAAGTGATCAGGCAATAACTTCATCGGAATATATTCCCAAGGAGTTCTTTAATGATATGGAGTCATTTTGGAAGGGGCGTGTGAAAAGGGTCCATGCCGAAGAAGAGTTCACCAATGTTGATGTCGCTGCTCAGGCATTATCAACAGTG GTCACTGAAGATTTTCTGCCAATTATTGTAAGAGTAAAAGCCGTGATGTCCTCACATGGAAGTTCTAAAGGGGAAATCTCTTACGCAAAAGAACACGGGGCTGTTTGGTTTAAAGGGAGGCGACTCGCACCAACTGTGTGGGCCAACACACCTGGTGAAGAACAGATAAAACAACTAAAGCCTGCGATTGATTCAAAAGGTAGAAGAGTTGGGGAAGAATGGTTTACAACAACCAAAGTTGAGAATGCTTTAGCCAG GTATCATGAAGCTTGTGATAATGCAAAAGGTAAAGTTCTAGAGCTATTGAGAGGTCTTTCAAGCGAATTACAGGACAAGATCAATATCCTTGTCTTCTGCTCAACGTTGCTCATCATAACAAAAGCACTTTTTGGTCATGTTAG TGAGGGTCTAAGAAGGGGCTGGGTGCTTCCTGCCATATATCCCTTATCTAAG GATTATAGTACGGAAGAAAGCTCAAGCGAAATGGATTTATTAAGACTCTTTCCTTACTGGCTTGATACTAATCAAGGGAATGCAATACTGAATGATGTCAACATGCGTTCTTTGTTTATTTTGACTGGTCCAAATGGTGGAGGTAAATCCAGTATGCTGCGATCAGTCTGCGCGGCTGCATTGCTTGGAGTATGTGGCCTGATGGTGCCAGCTGCTTCAGCTGTCATCCCACACTTTGATTCTATAATGCTGCATATGAAGGCCTATGACAGTCCAGCTGATGGGAAAAGTTCGTTTCAG ATCGAAATGTCAGAGATACGATCTTTAGTTAGTCGAGCTACTGGTAGGAGTCTTGTTCTCATCGATGAAATTTGTAGAGGCACAGAAACTGCAAAAGGAACTTGTATAGCTGGTAGCATCATTGAAAGGCTGGATGACGTTGGCTGCCTGGGCATCGTATCAACccatttacatggcatttttgaccTTCCTCTTTCACTCAACAATACTGATTTCAAGGCTATGGGAACAGAAGTGGTCAATGGGTGCATTCAGCCAACATGGAGACTTATGGATGGCATCTGTAGAGAAAGCCTTGCTTTTCAAACAGCCAGGAAGGAAGGTATGCCTGACTTGATAATTAAAAGAGCAGAGGAGCTATATTTGACCATGAGCAGAAGCAACAAACAGACATCATCAACAGCCCACCATGGGCCTTCCGTTGGCTACTCCAATGTAAATGACTTGGTTGATATGCCTGATGGTCTGGGAAATTTCTTCGAACCTCCGTCAGGTGCTACTGGACTGCTGCCAAAGGATGTCGAGAGCATTGTTACCACAATATGCAAAGATAAACTGTTGGATCTCTACAACAAGAGAAGCATCTCAGAACTGGTTGAGGTGGTCTGCGTTACTGTAGGTGCTAGGGAGCAACCGCCACCTTCAACTGTTGGGAGGTCCAGCATCTATATCATCATCAGACGTGACAACAAGCTCTATGTTGGACAG ACGGATGATCTTGTGGGCCGTCTTGGTGCTCATAGATCGAAGGAAGGTATGCAGGATGCCACAATATTATACATCATTGTTCCTGGCAAGAGTGTTGCCTGCCAACTGGAGACTCTTCTCATAAATCAGCTACCCACGAAAGGTTTTAAGCTCACCAACAAGGCAGATGGCAAGCATCGGAACTTTGGTATGTCTGTAACCTCTGGAGAAGCCATGGCTGCACACTGA
- the LOC119355685 gene encoding DNA mismatch repair protein MSH1, mitochondrial-like isoform X2 — MILHQCIVEEIQGPTQARARKGRFISGHAHPGSPYVFGLAEVDHDLEFPDPMPVVGISRSAKGYCLISVLETMKTYSAEEGLTEEAIVTKLRICRYHHLYLHSSLRNNSSGTSRWGEFGEGGLLWGECNGKSFDWFDGSPIDELLCKVREIYGLDEKTSFRNVTISLEGRPQPLYLGTATQIGVIPTEGIPSLPKMLLPPNCAGLPSMYIRDLLLNPPSFDVASAIQEACRLMCSITCSIPEFTCIPSAKLVKLLESKEVNHIEFCRIKNVLDEIMLMNGNTELSAIQNKLLEPASVVTGLKVDADILIKECRFISKRIGEVISLAGESDQAITSSEYIPKEFFNDMESFWKGRVKRVHAEEEFTNVDVAAQALSTVVTEDFLPIIVRVKAVMSSHGSSKGEISYAKEHGAVWFKGRRLAPTVWANTPGEEQIKQLKPAIDSKGRRVGEEWFTTTKVENALARYHEACDNAKGKVLELLRGLSSELQDKINILVFCSTLLIITKALFGHVSEGLRRGWVLPAIYPLSKDYSTEESSSEMDLLRLFPYWLDTNQGNAILNDVNMRSLFILTGPNGGGKSSMLRSVCAAALLGVCGLMVPAASAVIPHFDSIMLHMKAYDSPADGKSSFQIEMSEIRSLVSRATGRSLVLIDEICRGTETAKGTCIAGSIIERLDDVGCLGIVSTHLHGIFDLPLSLNNTDFKAMGTEVVNGCIQPTWRLMDGICRESLAFQTARKEGMPDLIIKRAEELYLTMSRSNKQTSSTAHHGPSVGYSNVNDLVDMPDGLGNFFEPPSGATGLLPKDVESIVTTICKDKLLDLYNKRSISELVEVVCVTVGAREQPPPSTVGRSSIYIIIRRDNKLYVGQTDDLVGRLGAHRSKEGMQDATILYIIVPGKSVACQLETLLINQLPTKGFKLTNKADGKHRNFGMSVTSGEAMAAH; from the exons ATGATACTGCATCAA TGCATAGTTGAGGAAATTCAAGGCCCAACTCAAGCCCGTGCTCGGAAAGGTCGATTTATTTCTGG CCATGCACATCCTGGTAGTCCTTATGTATTTGGGCTTGCTGAAGTAGACCATGATCTTGAGTTTCCTGACCCAATGCCGGTAGTTG GGATTTCACGCTCCGCGAAAGGCTATTGCTTGATTTCTGTGCTAGAAACCATGAAAACTTATTCAGCTGAGGAGGGCCTAACAGAGGAAGCCATAGTCACTAAGCTGCGTATATGCCGTTATCATCATTTATACCTTCACAGTTCTCTGAGGAATAATTCTTCAG GGACATCACGCTGGGGAGAATTTGGCGAGGGAGGGCTCTTGTGGGGAGAGTGCAACGGAAAGTCTTTTGACTGGTTTGATGGCTCTCCTATTGACGAACTTTTATGCAAG GTAAGGGAAATATATGGCCTGGATGAGAAAACTAGTTTTCGCAACGTCACTATCTCGTTGGAAGGGAGGCCTCAACCTTTATATCTTGGAACTGCTACTCAAATTG GAGTGATACCAACTGAGGGGATCCCCAGTTTACCAAAAATGCTACTCCCTCCAAATTGTGCCGGGCTTCCATCAAT GTATATAAGAGATCTTCTTCTTAATCCTCCATCTTTTGATGTTGCCTCTGCAATTCAAG AGGCTTGCAGGCTTATGTGCAGCATAACTTGTTCGATTCCAGAATTTACTTGCATACCATCCGCGAAG CTTGTGAAATTACTTGAGTCAAAAGAGGTTAATCACATTGAATTTTGTAGAATAAAAAATGTCCTTGACGAGATTATGTTAATGAATGGAAACACTGAGCTTTCAGCTATCCAGAACAAATTGCTCGAACCTGCTTCGGTGGTTACTGGGTTGAAAGTTGATGCTGATATACTA ATTAAAGAATGTAGATTTATTTCCAAACGTATAGGTGAAGTGATATCTTTAGCTGGCGAAAGTGATCAGGCAATAACTTCATCGGAATATATTCCCAAGGAGTTCTTTAATGATATGGAGTCATTTTGGAAGGGGCGTGTGAAAAGGGTCCATGCCGAAGAAGAGTTCACCAATGTTGATGTCGCTGCTCAGGCATTATCAACAGTG GTCACTGAAGATTTTCTGCCAATTATTGTAAGAGTAAAAGCCGTGATGTCCTCACATGGAAGTTCTAAAGGGGAAATCTCTTACGCAAAAGAACACGGGGCTGTTTGGTTTAAAGGGAGGCGACTCGCACCAACTGTGTGGGCCAACACACCTGGTGAAGAACAGATAAAACAACTAAAGCCTGCGATTGATTCAAAAGGTAGAAGAGTTGGGGAAGAATGGTTTACAACAACCAAAGTTGAGAATGCTTTAGCCAG GTATCATGAAGCTTGTGATAATGCAAAAGGTAAAGTTCTAGAGCTATTGAGAGGTCTTTCAAGCGAATTACAGGACAAGATCAATATCCTTGTCTTCTGCTCAACGTTGCTCATCATAACAAAAGCACTTTTTGGTCATGTTAG TGAGGGTCTAAGAAGGGGCTGGGTGCTTCCTGCCATATATCCCTTATCTAAG GATTATAGTACGGAAGAAAGCTCAAGCGAAATGGATTTATTAAGACTCTTTCCTTACTGGCTTGATACTAATCAAGGGAATGCAATACTGAATGATGTCAACATGCGTTCTTTGTTTATTTTGACTGGTCCAAATGGTGGAGGTAAATCCAGTATGCTGCGATCAGTCTGCGCGGCTGCATTGCTTGGAGTATGTGGCCTGATGGTGCCAGCTGCTTCAGCTGTCATCCCACACTTTGATTCTATAATGCTGCATATGAAGGCCTATGACAGTCCAGCTGATGGGAAAAGTTCGTTTCAG ATCGAAATGTCAGAGATACGATCTTTAGTTAGTCGAGCTACTGGTAGGAGTCTTGTTCTCATCGATGAAATTTGTAGAGGCACAGAAACTGCAAAAGGAACTTGTATAGCTGGTAGCATCATTGAAAGGCTGGATGACGTTGGCTGCCTGGGCATCGTATCAACccatttacatggcatttttgaccTTCCTCTTTCACTCAACAATACTGATTTCAAGGCTATGGGAACAGAAGTGGTCAATGGGTGCATTCAGCCAACATGGAGACTTATGGATGGCATCTGTAGAGAAAGCCTTGCTTTTCAAACAGCCAGGAAGGAAGGTATGCCTGACTTGATAATTAAAAGAGCAGAGGAGCTATATTTGACCATGAGCAGAAGCAACAAACAGACATCATCAACAGCCCACCATGGGCCTTCCGTTGGCTACTCCAATGTAAATGACTTGGTTGATATGCCTGATGGTCTGGGAAATTTCTTCGAACCTCCGTCAGGTGCTACTGGACTGCTGCCAAAGGATGTCGAGAGCATTGTTACCACAATATGCAAAGATAAACTGTTGGATCTCTACAACAAGAGAAGCATCTCAGAACTGGTTGAGGTGGTCTGCGTTACTGTAGGTGCTAGGGAGCAACCGCCACCTTCAACTGTTGGGAGGTCCAGCATCTATATCATCATCAGACGTGACAACAAGCTCTATGTTGGACAG ACGGATGATCTTGTGGGCCGTCTTGGTGCTCATAGATCGAAGGAAGGTATGCAGGATGCCACAATATTATACATCATTGTTCCTGGCAAGAGTGTTGCCTGCCAACTGGAGACTCTTCTCATAAATCAGCTACCCACGAAAGGTTTTAAGCTCACCAACAAGGCAGATGGCAAGCATCGGAACTTTGGTATGTCTGTAACCTCTGGAGAAGCCATGGCTGCACACTGA
- the LOC119355685 gene encoding DNA mismatch repair protein MSH1, mitochondrial-like isoform X1, which yields MQRLLASSVVAAAPRWLPVADSILRRRRPRRSPLPILLFNRSWSEPKKVSRSISMVSSKVNKQGNLCNEGMLSHIMWWKERMESCRKPSSVQLTQRLVYSNILGLDPTLRNGSLKDGTLNMEMLQFKSKFPREVLLCRVGDFYEAIGFDACILVEHAGLNPFGGLRSDSIPKAGCPIMNLRQTLDDLTRCGYSVCIVEEIQGPTQARARKGRFISGHAHPGSPYVFGLAEVDHDLEFPDPMPVVGISRSAKGYCLISVLETMKTYSAEEGLTEEAIVTKLRICRYHHLYLHSSLRNNSSGTSRWGEFGEGGLLWGECNGKSFDWFDGSPIDELLCKVREIYGLDEKTSFRNVTISLEGRPQPLYLGTATQIGVIPTEGIPSLPKMLLPPNCAGLPSMYIRDLLLNPPSFDVASAIQEACRLMCSITCSIPEFTCIPSAKLVKLLESKEVNHIEFCRIKNVLDEIMLMNGNTELSAIQNKLLEPASVVTGLKVDADILIKECRFISKRIGEVISLAGESDQAITSSEYIPKEFFNDMESFWKGRVKRVHAEEEFTNVDVAAQALSTVVTEDFLPIIVRVKAVMSSHGSSKGEISYAKEHGAVWFKGRRLAPTVWANTPGEEQIKQLKPAIDSKGRRVGEEWFTTTKVENALARYHEACDNAKGKVLELLRGLSSELQDKINILVFCSTLLIITKALFGHVSEGLRRGWVLPAIYPLSKDYSTEESSSEMDLLRLFPYWLDTNQGNAILNDVNMRSLFILTGPNGGGKSSMLRSVCAAALLGVCGLMVPAASAVIPHFDSIMLHMKAYDSPADGKSSFQIEMSEIRSLVSRATGRSLVLIDEICRGTETAKGTCIAGSIIERLDDVGCLGIVSTHLHGIFDLPLSLNNTDFKAMGTEVVNGCIQPTWRLMDGICRESLAFQTARKEGMPDLIIKRAEELYLTMSRSNKQTSSTAHHGPSVGYSNVNDLVDMPDGLGNFFEPPSGATGLLPKDVESIVTTICKDKLLDLYNKRSISELVEVVCVTVGAREQPPPSTVGRSSIYIIIRRDNKLYVGQTDDLVGRLGAHRSKEGMQDATILYIIVPGKSVACQLETLLINQLPTKGFKLTNKADGKHRNFGMSVTSGEAMAAH from the exons ATGCAGCGGCTGCTGGCGAGCTCGGTCGTGGCCGCCGCGCCGCGGTGGCTCCCCGTTGCCGACTCGATcctccggcgccgccgcccgcgccgttcCCCGCTCCCCATCCT GTTATTCAACAGGTCTTGGTCCGAACCAAAGAAGGTTTCACGGAGCATTTCGATGGTGTCTAGTAAGGTGAACAAACAGGGGAATCTCTGCAACGAAGGCATGCTGTCTCATATTATGTGGTGGAAAGAG AGAATGGAGAGCTGCAGGAAACCATCATCTGTCCAATTGACTCAGAGACTCGTGTATTCGAACATATTAGGGTTGGATCCAACTTTAAGGAATGGAAG CTTAAAGGATGGAACCCTGAACATGGAGATGTTACAATTCAAATCGAAGTTTCCTCGCGAGGTCCTACTTTGCAGA GTAGGAGATTTCTACGAAGCCATTGGATTTGATGCCTGCATTCTTGTAGAGCATGCGGGCTTAAATCCTTTTGGAGGCTTGCGTTCTGACAGTATTCCAAAAGCTGGATGTCCAATCATG AATTTGCGGCAAACATTGGATGATTTGACTCGGTGTGGTTATTCTGTG TGCATAGTTGAGGAAATTCAAGGCCCAACTCAAGCCCGTGCTCGGAAAGGTCGATTTATTTCTGG CCATGCACATCCTGGTAGTCCTTATGTATTTGGGCTTGCTGAAGTAGACCATGATCTTGAGTTTCCTGACCCAATGCCGGTAGTTG GGATTTCACGCTCCGCGAAAGGCTATTGCTTGATTTCTGTGCTAGAAACCATGAAAACTTATTCAGCTGAGGAGGGCCTAACAGAGGAAGCCATAGTCACTAAGCTGCGTATATGCCGTTATCATCATTTATACCTTCACAGTTCTCTGAGGAATAATTCTTCAG GGACATCACGCTGGGGAGAATTTGGCGAGGGAGGGCTCTTGTGGGGAGAGTGCAACGGAAAGTCTTTTGACTGGTTTGATGGCTCTCCTATTGACGAACTTTTATGCAAG GTAAGGGAAATATATGGCCTGGATGAGAAAACTAGTTTTCGCAACGTCACTATCTCGTTGGAAGGGAGGCCTCAACCTTTATATCTTGGAACTGCTACTCAAATTG GAGTGATACCAACTGAGGGGATCCCCAGTTTACCAAAAATGCTACTCCCTCCAAATTGTGCCGGGCTTCCATCAAT GTATATAAGAGATCTTCTTCTTAATCCTCCATCTTTTGATGTTGCCTCTGCAATTCAAG AGGCTTGCAGGCTTATGTGCAGCATAACTTGTTCGATTCCAGAATTTACTTGCATACCATCCGCGAAG CTTGTGAAATTACTTGAGTCAAAAGAGGTTAATCACATTGAATTTTGTAGAATAAAAAATGTCCTTGACGAGATTATGTTAATGAATGGAAACACTGAGCTTTCAGCTATCCAGAACAAATTGCTCGAACCTGCTTCGGTGGTTACTGGGTTGAAAGTTGATGCTGATATACTA ATTAAAGAATGTAGATTTATTTCCAAACGTATAGGTGAAGTGATATCTTTAGCTGGCGAAAGTGATCAGGCAATAACTTCATCGGAATATATTCCCAAGGAGTTCTTTAATGATATGGAGTCATTTTGGAAGGGGCGTGTGAAAAGGGTCCATGCCGAAGAAGAGTTCACCAATGTTGATGTCGCTGCTCAGGCATTATCAACAGTG GTCACTGAAGATTTTCTGCCAATTATTGTAAGAGTAAAAGCCGTGATGTCCTCACATGGAAGTTCTAAAGGGGAAATCTCTTACGCAAAAGAACACGGGGCTGTTTGGTTTAAAGGGAGGCGACTCGCACCAACTGTGTGGGCCAACACACCTGGTGAAGAACAGATAAAACAACTAAAGCCTGCGATTGATTCAAAAGGTAGAAGAGTTGGGGAAGAATGGTTTACAACAACCAAAGTTGAGAATGCTTTAGCCAG GTATCATGAAGCTTGTGATAATGCAAAAGGTAAAGTTCTAGAGCTATTGAGAGGTCTTTCAAGCGAATTACAGGACAAGATCAATATCCTTGTCTTCTGCTCAACGTTGCTCATCATAACAAAAGCACTTTTTGGTCATGTTAG TGAGGGTCTAAGAAGGGGCTGGGTGCTTCCTGCCATATATCCCTTATCTAAG GATTATAGTACGGAAGAAAGCTCAAGCGAAATGGATTTATTAAGACTCTTTCCTTACTGGCTTGATACTAATCAAGGGAATGCAATACTGAATGATGTCAACATGCGTTCTTTGTTTATTTTGACTGGTCCAAATGGTGGAGGTAAATCCAGTATGCTGCGATCAGTCTGCGCGGCTGCATTGCTTGGAGTATGTGGCCTGATGGTGCCAGCTGCTTCAGCTGTCATCCCACACTTTGATTCTATAATGCTGCATATGAAGGCCTATGACAGTCCAGCTGATGGGAAAAGTTCGTTTCAG ATCGAAATGTCAGAGATACGATCTTTAGTTAGTCGAGCTACTGGTAGGAGTCTTGTTCTCATCGATGAAATTTGTAGAGGCACAGAAACTGCAAAAGGAACTTGTATAGCTGGTAGCATCATTGAAAGGCTGGATGACGTTGGCTGCCTGGGCATCGTATCAACccatttacatggcatttttgaccTTCCTCTTTCACTCAACAATACTGATTTCAAGGCTATGGGAACAGAAGTGGTCAATGGGTGCATTCAGCCAACATGGAGACTTATGGATGGCATCTGTAGAGAAAGCCTTGCTTTTCAAACAGCCAGGAAGGAAGGTATGCCTGACTTGATAATTAAAAGAGCAGAGGAGCTATATTTGACCATGAGCAGAAGCAACAAACAGACATCATCAACAGCCCACCATGGGCCTTCCGTTGGCTACTCCAATGTAAATGACTTGGTTGATATGCCTGATGGTCTGGGAAATTTCTTCGAACCTCCGTCAGGTGCTACTGGACTGCTGCCAAAGGATGTCGAGAGCATTGTTACCACAATATGCAAAGATAAACTGTTGGATCTCTACAACAAGAGAAGCATCTCAGAACTGGTTGAGGTGGTCTGCGTTACTGTAGGTGCTAGGGAGCAACCGCCACCTTCAACTGTTGGGAGGTCCAGCATCTATATCATCATCAGACGTGACAACAAGCTCTATGTTGGACAG ACGGATGATCTTGTGGGCCGTCTTGGTGCTCATAGATCGAAGGAAGGTATGCAGGATGCCACAATATTATACATCATTGTTCCTGGCAAGAGTGTTGCCTGCCAACTGGAGACTCTTCTCATAAATCAGCTACCCACGAAAGGTTTTAAGCTCACCAACAAGGCAGATGGCAAGCATCGGAACTTTGGTATGTCTGTAACCTCTGGAGAAGCCATGGCTGCACACTGA